The following are encoded together in the Methylomonas methanica MC09 genome:
- a CDS encoding MBL fold metallo-hydrolase, protein MKFKFWGVRGSIPTPGPRTVKYGGNTTCIEVNNASNDLLVLDAGTGIFALAQTLLGRAPIVAHILITHTHWDHIQGLPFFLPLLSAQNQIHLYGGMDPVTQTGIERALTAQLQYSYFPIIETQLKAKVHYHTVRPGETLQIGSTLVTPTVLNHPVLNFGYRLDDSDGSSLFFTGDYETPSNPYAADDADYASNQQFIEAKLREVHAAMHGVDALIIDSSYTDAEYAKKTGWGHGTYSAAIRLARQVQARKLFLTHHEPTRSDQELETIFQEVLAKAGAVDFEIYLAREGVDYIPT, encoded by the coding sequence ATGAAATTTAAATTTTGGGGCGTCCGAGGTTCCATTCCAACCCCGGGCCCTCGAACGGTCAAATACGGTGGCAATACCACTTGCATAGAAGTGAATAATGCCAGTAACGATCTGTTGGTGCTGGATGCCGGGACTGGTATCTTTGCTTTGGCCCAAACCCTGTTGGGTCGCGCCCCGATCGTGGCGCACATTCTGATTACCCACACGCACTGGGATCATATACAGGGCCTGCCGTTTTTTTTGCCGCTATTATCCGCGCAAAATCAAATTCACCTGTACGGCGGCATGGATCCGGTCACGCAAACAGGCATAGAGAGGGCCTTAACCGCTCAGCTGCAATACAGTTACTTTCCTATCATAGAAACGCAATTGAAAGCCAAGGTTCACTACCACACCGTCAGGCCCGGCGAAACCTTGCAAATCGGCAGTACGTTGGTCACGCCGACGGTATTAAATCATCCCGTGCTGAATTTCGGTTATCGACTGGACGACAGTGACGGCAGCTCGCTGTTTTTTACCGGCGATTACGAAACGCCGAGTAACCCGTATGCCGCCGATGATGCGGATTATGCCTCCAACCAACAATTCATCGAAGCCAAACTACGTGAAGTTCACGCCGCCATGCACGGCGTGGATGCGCTGATAATTGATTCGTCGTATACCGACGCCGAATATGCTAAAAAAACCGGCTGGGGCCATGGCACTTATAGCGCGGCAATACGTCTGGCCCGGCAGGTGCAAGCAAGGAAACTGTTTTTAACCCATCACGAACCGACTCGTAGCGACCAGGAACTGGAAACGATTTTTCAGGAGGTACTGGCCAAGGCCGGCGCGGTGGATTTCGAGATTTATTTGGCTCGGGAAGGCGTTGATTATATCCCCACGTAA
- a CDS encoding HDOD domain-containing protein, which produces MTNLDEEQLLAFVDKMPAFRSSVQRLLLLAADLNADSREIVQVVETDPLMTVKILKVINSPFYGLAQKISSVQRAVVHLGINTIKNLALSVAAIGVLPTKNQAGFDTHAFLLHSLTSAALCKLLAERLNVSLMQSSDYFVAGLLHDFGKIVFAEFIPATYKRVLHTADERGINLYQAEIEILGIDHSQAGKLLAQHWGLADDLIEAINHHHSEHRHTQLGDCLFAANQISKKLAFGFAGNSVVDELPPDTAKAFGMNLDELIVELGDLSPIKNEALSFID; this is translated from the coding sequence TTGACCAACCTAGATGAAGAGCAGTTATTAGCATTTGTCGACAAAATGCCTGCCTTCCGCAGCAGCGTACAGCGCTTGCTGTTGTTGGCCGCCGATCTGAATGCCGATAGCCGGGAAATCGTTCAAGTGGTCGAAACCGACCCGCTGATGACGGTAAAAATCCTGAAGGTAATCAATTCGCCGTTCTATGGCTTGGCACAAAAAATCAGCTCGGTACAACGCGCCGTAGTGCATTTGGGCATCAACACCATCAAAAATCTGGCGCTGTCGGTGGCCGCCATCGGGGTTTTACCTACCAAAAATCAGGCCGGCTTCGATACTCACGCTTTTTTATTGCATTCCTTAACCAGCGCAGCGCTATGTAAGTTGTTGGCCGAGCGCCTGAACGTCTCGCTTATGCAGAGCAGCGATTATTTCGTGGCCGGTTTATTGCACGACTTCGGCAAAATCGTCTTCGCGGAATTTATACCTGCTACCTATAAGCGGGTTTTACATACCGCCGATGAACGGGGCATTAACCTTTATCAAGCCGAGATCGAGATTTTGGGTATCGATCATAGCCAGGCCGGCAAGTTGCTGGCTCAACACTGGGGGCTGGCCGACGATTTGATCGAGGCCATCAACCACCACCACAGCGAACATCGGCATACGCAACTGGGCGATTGCCTGTTTGCCGCCAATCAAATCAGCAAAAAACTGGCGTTCGGTTTTGCCGGCAATTCGGTAGTCGATGAGTTACCTCCCGACACCGCGAAGGCTTTTGGTATGAATCTGGATGAGTTGATCGTCGAACTGGGCGATTTATCGCCGATTAAAAACGAAGCGCTGTCGTTTATTGATTAG
- the polA gene encoding DNA polymerase I: MSAHSANTLILVDGSSFLFRAFHAVPPLSNAQGLPTNAVYGVSNMLRKLINDYDTPYVTVVFDAPGKTFRHDLYDQYKAHRPPMPDDLRVQIEPLHELIRALGLPLIIEHGVEADDVLGSLAQNAARQGFHVVISSGDKDMAQLVTDRITLENSMTNTRMDIAGVEEKFGVKPEQIIDYLALMGDAVDNIPGVPKVGPKTAAKWLQQYGTLDNLVAHADEIKGKIGDNLREALPQLPLSQELTTIKCDVALHYSLDDLKRREPDIAALKQQLGSLGFSSWLKTLNGNATSAPAAGKGTDNTVADSPANSQEPAAALAKEYQTLLNQAEFEHWLAKLQQAELFAFDTETTSLNYSDAEIVGVSFAVTAGQAAYVPLAHDYPEVPNQLDRQTVLDALRPLLEDPNKPKLGQNLKYDAHILANHGIKLRGIQHDTMLESYVLNSTASKHNMDDLAKHYLGVDTIHFEDVAGKGAKQIGFQEVPIEQAGQYAAEDADITLRLHQTLSAQLQQQPRLWGLYREIEIPLIDVLVRIEENGVLIDSAMLDQQSLELANRMAGIEQQAHDLAGSAFNLGSPKQIQEILYERLKLPVLKKTPKGQPSTDESVLQELALDYGLPKLILEFRGMSKLKSTYTEKLPQQINRRTGRVHTSYHQAVAATGRLSSSDPNLQNIPIRSEEGRKIRQAFIAPPGYKIVAADYSQIELRIMAHLSGDAGLLAAFSQGVDVHSATAAEVFEVGLDQVTPDLRRSAKAINFGLIYGMSAFGLAQQLGLSRNQAQAYIDLYFSRYPGVKQYMDNIREQAKQQGYVETLFGRRLYLPDINARNAAQRQYAERTAINAPMQGTAADIIKRAMIACDAWIRDSGADLKMIMQVHDELVFEVAEPHLNDCVTKIRDMMSAAADLHVPLLVEVGCGENWDQAH; this comes from the coding sequence ATGTCCGCACATTCCGCCAACACTCTGATTCTGGTCGACGGCTCGTCGTTTTTATTCCGCGCCTTTCATGCCGTACCGCCCTTGAGCAATGCCCAAGGCCTACCGACCAATGCCGTATACGGCGTGTCCAACATGCTGCGTAAATTGATCAACGATTACGATACCCCATATGTGACGGTGGTATTCGACGCACCCGGCAAGACATTCCGGCACGATTTATACGATCAGTACAAGGCGCACCGGCCGCCGATGCCGGACGATTTGCGGGTGCAGATTGAGCCTTTGCACGAGTTGATCCGGGCGCTGGGCCTGCCCTTGATCATCGAGCACGGCGTGGAAGCCGACGATGTGTTGGGCAGTCTGGCGCAAAATGCCGCCCGGCAAGGCTTTCATGTGGTGATTTCCTCCGGCGACAAGGATATGGCGCAATTGGTCACCGACCGGATCACGCTGGAAAACTCCATGACCAATACCCGCATGGACATTGCAGGGGTGGAGGAAAAATTCGGCGTCAAACCCGAACAAATCATCGATTACCTAGCCTTGATGGGCGATGCGGTGGATAACATTCCCGGCGTACCCAAGGTGGGCCCGAAAACCGCCGCCAAATGGCTGCAGCAATACGGCACGTTGGATAATCTGGTCGCGCATGCCGACGAAATCAAAGGCAAGATCGGCGACAATTTGCGCGAAGCCTTGCCGCAACTGCCACTGTCGCAGGAATTGACCACCATCAAATGCGACGTGGCTTTGCATTACAGCCTGGACGATTTAAAGCGCCGGGAACCGGATATCGCTGCCTTGAAACAGCAATTGGGCAGCTTGGGCTTCAGCAGTTGGCTGAAGACTTTAAACGGCAATGCTACCAGCGCCCCAGCGGCTGGAAAGGGCACTGATAATACTGTTGCCGATTCCCCCGCAAACAGTCAAGAACCCGCGGCCGCATTAGCCAAAGAATACCAAACCCTCCTTAATCAAGCCGAATTTGAGCATTGGCTGGCTAAACTCCAGCAAGCCGAGTTGTTTGCATTCGATACCGAAACCACCAGCTTGAATTACAGCGACGCGGAAATCGTCGGCGTCTCGTTTGCAGTCACCGCCGGGCAGGCGGCTTATGTGCCGTTGGCGCACGATTATCCAGAAGTGCCGAACCAACTGGATAGACAAACCGTACTGGATGCCCTGCGGCCGCTACTGGAAGACCCGAACAAGCCAAAACTGGGGCAAAACCTGAAATACGACGCGCACATTCTGGCCAATCACGGCATCAAACTGCGCGGCATTCAACACGACACCATGTTGGAATCCTACGTGTTGAACAGCACGGCCAGCAAACACAATATGGACGATCTGGCCAAGCATTATCTGGGCGTGGACACCATACATTTCGAGGACGTGGCCGGCAAGGGCGCCAAGCAAATCGGTTTTCAGGAAGTGCCTATCGAGCAGGCCGGCCAATATGCCGCGGAGGACGCCGATATCACCTTGCGTCTGCATCAAACCCTGTCGGCCCAATTGCAACAACAGCCGCGTTTATGGGGCTTATACCGGGAGATCGAAATTCCGCTGATAGACGTACTGGTACGCATCGAAGAAAACGGCGTTTTGATCGACAGCGCCATGCTGGATCAGCAAAGCCTGGAGCTGGCGAATCGCATGGCCGGTATTGAGCAACAAGCCCATGATCTGGCCGGCTCGGCGTTTAATTTGGGCTCCCCCAAACAGATTCAGGAAATTTTATACGAGCGCCTGAAATTGCCGGTGCTGAAAAAAACCCCAAAAGGCCAGCCCTCCACCGACGAGTCGGTATTGCAGGAACTGGCGCTGGATTATGGCTTGCCCAAGCTGATTCTGGAATTCCGCGGCATGAGCAAGCTGAAATCCACCTATACCGAAAAACTGCCGCAACAAATCAATCGCCGCACCGGGCGGGTGCATACCTCGTATCATCAGGCGGTGGCGGCCACCGGGCGTTTGTCGTCGTCCGACCCCAACCTGCAGAATATTCCAATCCGCAGCGAAGAGGGCCGCAAAATACGCCAAGCCTTTATCGCACCGCCGGGCTACAAAATCGTCGCCGCCGACTATTCGCAAATCGAATTGCGCATCATGGCGCATTTGTCCGGCGACGCCGGCTTGCTGGCGGCCTTCTCGCAAGGCGTGGATGTACACAGCGCCACGGCGGCGGAAGTATTCGAAGTCGGTCTGGATCAAGTCACCCCTGATTTACGCCGCTCCGCCAAGGCCATCAACTTCGGTTTAATCTACGGCATGTCGGCTTTCGGCCTGGCTCAGCAACTGGGATTATCCCGCAATCAAGCGCAAGCCTATATTGATCTATACTTCAGTCGCTACCCTGGTGTGAAGCAATATATGGATAACATTCGCGAACAGGCTAAGCAGCAGGGTTATGTGGAAACCCTGTTCGGCCGCCGCCTGTATTTGCCGGATATCAACGCCCGCAATGCCGCTCAGCGCCAATATGCCGAACGTACGGCCATTAACGCGCCGATGCAGGGCACTGCCGCCGACATCATTAAGCGGGCCATGATTGCTTGTGACGCCTGGATACGCGACAGCGGTGCCGACCTGAAAATGATCATGCAAGTGCATGACGAATTAGTGTTCGAAGTGGCGGAGCCGCATCTGAACGATTGCGTGACCAAGATACGCGACATGATGTCGGCCGCGGCCGATTTGCATGTTCCGCTGCTGGTGGAAGTGGGTTGCGGCGAAAATTGGGACCAAGCGCATTAA
- a CDS encoding VPLPA-CTERM sorting domain-containing protein: protein MPLFKLTKPVLPVLLCTAFISSDVFAAGSATRSPVTPQGGDETASVEDGVVIEFNPNRDGVVSASTGLNTVTSVKVDTSHGDIHGYAEYALGQDFVYPTLNDVEAAAATGVLTLNTFLVGPANPNLPTTVDITVQLDVHGSFTIDNGAPTLLLISDLAATTFNPVLPLTGSIYQSNLNFISSALQDANNPVESIFGSSVSPLGGGESKDYAGASANILAAELNNLDAVLNLTFPVTIGDTIVFSAVVSGSASPEPDAQNNDTDVTTDIAVLSSAGAVDFSNTANLRVFLPEGYSLGGDDPLLNNIVSTTPVPLPAAVWLMAGGIALIFPVRRKRG from the coding sequence ATGCCATTGTTCAAGTTAACTAAACCCGTTTTACCCGTGCTGTTGTGCACCGCTTTTATATCCTCAGACGTTTTTGCGGCCGGTTCGGCGACCCGTTCGCCGGTAACGCCCCAGGGAGGCGATGAAACCGCCAGCGTGGAGGATGGCGTCGTTATCGAGTTCAATCCAAATCGGGACGGGGTCGTTTCGGCGAGCACGGGGTTAAATACCGTTACCAGTGTTAAAGTGGACACTTCGCACGGCGATATTCACGGATATGCTGAATATGCACTGGGCCAGGATTTTGTTTATCCCACGTTAAATGACGTTGAAGCCGCTGCGGCTACAGGCGTTCTTACCTTAAATACATTTCTGGTTGGGCCGGCAAATCCCAATTTGCCGACGACCGTGGATATTACCGTACAGCTGGATGTGCACGGCTCTTTTACTATCGATAACGGAGCGCCCACGCTGTTGCTGATCAGCGATTTGGCCGCAACCACATTCAACCCTGTTCTACCCTTGACCGGCAGTATCTACCAATCCAACTTGAACTTCATTTCTTCTGCTTTGCAGGATGCCAATAATCCGGTCGAAAGCATTTTTGGTAGTTCGGTTTCCCCGTTAGGCGGTGGCGAGAGTAAGGATTATGCCGGTGCCTCCGCGAATATCTTGGCGGCGGAGCTGAATAATCTTGACGCCGTGCTTAATTTGACGTTTCCGGTGACAATTGGTGACACCATCGTCTTTTCGGCGGTGGTTAGCGGAAGCGCAAGTCCGGAACCGGACGCCCAGAATAATGATACAGACGTGACTACCGATATTGCCGTGCTGAGCTCGGCGGGAGCAGTGGATTTTTCGAATACCGCAAACCTGCGTGTTTTCCTGCCGGAAGGCTATTCATTAGGTGGAGACGATCCGTTGCTGAACAACATCGTCTCCACCACTCCCGTGCCGCTGCCGGCCGCTGTTTGGTTGATGGCAGGCGGTATTGCATTGATTTTTCCAGTTCGCCGAAAGCGTGGTTAG
- a CDS encoding CerR family C-terminal domain-containing protein: MNDARSRLLLSALRLFAEKGYEAASTREICEVAEVNISAIRYYFGDKAGLYRAAFTEPMGESSCGANIDSYADLPLRDALSRFFSEFLEPLKKGETLGLVMKLHFREMIEPTGAWQQEIEAEIKPQHHALVLRLKEHLGLAEIDTDLHRLAFSIVGMAVHFYVGQDIITAISIPLLNDRQAIDTLAERLAGYAASIIEGEAARRSRGGGDA; encoded by the coding sequence GTGAACGACGCACGCAGCAGGCTGCTGCTTTCCGCGCTACGGCTTTTTGCGGAAAAAGGCTATGAGGCAGCCTCCACCCGGGAAATTTGCGAAGTCGCCGAGGTCAATATTTCGGCCATCCGCTATTACTTCGGCGATAAAGCAGGGCTTTACCGGGCGGCATTTACCGAGCCGATGGGTGAGTCATCGTGCGGAGCCAATATCGACAGCTATGCCGATTTACCCCTGCGCGACGCCTTAAGCCGGTTTTTTAGCGAGTTCCTGGAGCCCTTAAAAAAAGGCGAGACACTCGGTTTGGTCATGAAGCTGCATTTCCGGGAAATGATCGAACCCACCGGGGCTTGGCAGCAGGAAATCGAGGCTGAAATCAAACCCCAACATCACGCATTGGTTTTACGGTTGAAAGAGCATTTGGGATTGGCGGAGATCGACACCGACCTGCACCGGCTGGCGTTTTCCATCGTGGGCATGGCGGTGCATTTTTACGTCGGCCAAGACATTATCACGGCGATATCGATCCCGTTGTTGAACGATCGGCAAGCCATCGATACGCTTGCCGAGCGTCTGGCCGGATATGCCGCGTCGATTATCGAAGGCGAAGCAGCGCGCCGCTCGCGGGGCGGTGGCGATGCTTAA
- a CDS encoding efflux transporter outer membrane subunit → MLKRTVPALSLSPLLLSACGGGLFTTVGPDYQAEPLPTGIGWHAPQTAQANPHLAHHGQQTDLIRWWERFNDPVLTQLLSSAEQQSASLADARVRIEQARANLVGADAALLPNLDGSMAAKRSSASFGGTPFDWDQYTVGLQSSWEIDLFGGLARQAQAASSQLEAKLAGWHDARVSVAAETANAYLAYRYCQSQLTIILADSESRRESARLVGIAGDNGLSPPAEVALAAASAADGNNALLKQQAQCERSIKSLAAMTGLEETELRTLLDGVTDRVAQLPVPPEFRIDAIPARVLLQRPDIAAAERDMAEASANIGVQRAKQFPKLSLSGNITPTLQSINGAALMLAQTWAIGPTLSLPLFDAGKRAADVSVAEVQYQAAETHFRAKVRTAVKEVEEALVRLDSAGQRLPQGQAAVSGYRGNFLSQQALYRNGLGNLLDVETARRNLLTAELALKELEQEHVSAWIALYRAVGGGWSANSETAGEPVDNDPGKHPSPNPIVTTQQLQASGGKS, encoded by the coding sequence ATGCTTAAGCGTACAGTACCCGCACTGAGCCTGTCGCCTTTGCTGCTCTCCGCTTGCGGCGGCGGTTTGTTCACCACCGTAGGTCCGGACTACCAAGCAGAACCTCTGCCGACCGGGATCGGCTGGCATGCGCCTCAAACCGCTCAGGCCAATCCGCATTTAGCGCATCACGGGCAACAAACCGACTTAATCCGCTGGTGGGAGCGCTTTAACGATCCGGTTCTGACCCAACTGTTAAGCTCCGCGGAACAACAAAGCGCTTCGCTGGCCGATGCCCGGGTGCGCATTGAGCAAGCCAGAGCCAATCTGGTCGGCGCCGATGCCGCTCTTTTACCCAACCTGGATGGCAGCATGGCAGCCAAGCGCTCTTCCGCTTCCTTCGGCGGCACCCCTTTCGACTGGGACCAGTACACCGTCGGCTTGCAATCCAGCTGGGAAATCGATCTGTTCGGCGGCTTGGCCCGTCAGGCTCAAGCCGCCAGCAGCCAACTCGAAGCGAAACTGGCTGGATGGCACGACGCGCGGGTTTCGGTGGCGGCGGAAACGGCTAATGCCTACTTGGCTTACCGCTATTGCCAAAGCCAGTTAACAATCATCCTGGCCGATAGCGAATCGCGCCGGGAATCCGCTCGACTGGTAGGCATAGCCGGCGACAACGGCTTAAGTCCGCCAGCTGAAGTCGCCTTGGCCGCTGCCAGTGCCGCCGACGGTAACAACGCCTTATTAAAGCAACAAGCCCAATGCGAACGCTCGATCAAAAGTTTGGCGGCGATGACCGGGTTGGAGGAAACCGAACTACGAACCCTATTAGACGGTGTAACGGATCGTGTTGCCCAATTGCCTGTGCCGCCGGAGTTTCGCATCGATGCCATCCCGGCCCGCGTGTTGCTGCAACGACCGGATATCGCCGCTGCCGAGCGGGATATGGCGGAGGCCAGCGCCAATATCGGTGTGCAGCGGGCCAAGCAATTTCCAAAGCTGAGTCTGTCCGGCAACATCACCCCCACCCTGCAAAGTATCAACGGCGCGGCATTGATGCTGGCTCAGACCTGGGCGATTGGTCCAACCCTAAGCCTGCCCTTGTTCGATGCCGGCAAGCGGGCCGCCGATGTTTCGGTGGCAGAAGTGCAATATCAAGCGGCGGAAACTCATTTCCGCGCCAAAGTACGGACGGCGGTCAAGGAAGTGGAAGAGGCGTTGGTGCGTTTGGATAGTGCCGGCCAACGTCTGCCGCAAGGCCAAGCGGCCGTCTCCGGTTATCGCGGCAATTTTCTTAGCCAGCAGGCGCTTTACCGAAACGGCCTGGGGAATTTGTTGGATGTCGAAACCGCCCGCCGCAACCTGCTGACGGCCGAACTGGCACTTAAAGAACTGGAACAAGAACATGTGAGTGCCTGGATCGCGCTATACCGCGCGGTCGGCGGCGGTTGGTCGGCAAATTCGGAAACCGCTGGCGAGCCGGTCGACAATGATCCCGGCAAGCACCCCTCACCTAATCCAATAGTTACGACTCAACAGCTGCAAGCCAGCGGAGGAAAATCATGA
- a CDS encoding efflux RND transporter periplasmic adaptor subunit: MTQGTKVALAGICLVSIGLGIALASSREPAPAAPLAANPALSVSLISPELREIPLDLTANGSIAAWQEAVIGAEVGDLRLNAVNVQIGEAVKKGQVLATFADESVLTDVAQSRAMLAEAEANLAEAKVNAARASKISPVGALSAQQVDQYLTIEKTARAKVQVAKAQLDAQLLRLKYTKVVAGDDGIISSRTATLGAVTARGQELFRLIRQNRLEWRAEVTAAEMTQLRPGVAVTVEVPNVGSIEGTVRFLAPTLDEQSRNGLVYVDLPHAVQSGLRAGMFARGEFHLGSSGGLTVPQDALSLRDGFSYVFRLAEQSGDRGRVNQVKVQLGRRSGGTLEVLSGLSPEDRLVAGGASFLADGDSVRVVAP; this comes from the coding sequence ATGACCCAGGGAACAAAAGTCGCCCTAGCCGGCATCTGTTTGGTGTCGATAGGCTTAGGGATTGCGCTAGCCAGTAGCCGCGAACCGGCACCCGCCGCGCCGCTGGCCGCCAATCCTGCTCTCAGCGTTTCGCTGATCAGCCCGGAACTCCGCGAGATTCCCCTCGATTTAACGGCCAATGGTTCGATTGCGGCCTGGCAGGAAGCGGTTATCGGCGCCGAGGTCGGCGATTTACGCTTGAATGCGGTGAATGTGCAAATCGGGGAAGCGGTCAAAAAAGGCCAAGTCTTGGCGACGTTTGCGGACGAAAGCGTATTGACGGATGTCGCGCAGAGCCGGGCGATGCTGGCCGAAGCGGAGGCCAACTTGGCGGAAGCCAAAGTCAACGCCGCCAGGGCAAGCAAAATATCGCCGGTTGGCGCACTGAGCGCGCAGCAAGTCGACCAATATCTAACCATCGAAAAAACCGCCCGCGCTAAAGTGCAAGTAGCTAAAGCGCAATTGGATGCGCAATTATTGCGTCTGAAATATACCAAGGTGGTCGCCGGCGACGACGGTATTATTTCCTCTCGTACCGCTACGTTGGGCGCCGTCACGGCCAGAGGGCAGGAGCTTTTCCGGTTGATTCGGCAAAACCGGCTGGAGTGGCGCGCTGAAGTGACGGCCGCTGAAATGACCCAACTGCGTCCCGGCGTTGCCGTTACGGTCGAAGTGCCCAATGTCGGCAGCATCGAAGGCACGGTGCGCTTTTTGGCGCCGACTTTGGACGAACAAAGCCGTAACGGCCTGGTCTACGTCGATTTGCCGCATGCCGTGCAAAGCGGCTTGCGCGCCGGCATGTTCGCCCGCGGCGAATTCCATTTGGGTAGTAGCGGCGGACTGACCGTGCCGCAAGATGCGCTATCGCTGCGGGATGGCTTCAGTTATGTGTTCCGATTGGCCGAGCAATCCGGGGATCGGGGGCGGGTCAATCAAGTCAAAGTGCAACTCGGCCGCCGCAGCGGCGGCACTCTGGAAGTGCTGTCCGGCCTGAGTCCGGAAGACCGGCTGGTCGCCGGCGGCGCCTCGTTTTTGGCCGATGGCGATAGCGTCAGGGTGGTGGCGCCATGA